The Paenibacillus sp. RUD330 genome has a segment encoding these proteins:
- a CDS encoding GNAT family N-acetyltransferase — protein sequence MNPSVHHAAPAPEEYIRLRKAAGLSAKSPEGAAIGLRNSIYCVSLRHEDRLIGMGRIIGDGGCFYQIVDIAVDPAYQGIGLGKLVMAHLTEYLDSHAPKGSYVSLIADVPADRLYKQYGFDYTEPASVGMYRKYSL from the coding sequence CTGAATCCATCCGTCCACCATGCAGCTCCCGCCCCGGAAGAATACATCCGCCTCCGAAAGGCCGCAGGATTGAGCGCCAAAAGTCCGGAAGGAGCTGCGATCGGACTCCGGAACTCGATCTATTGCGTATCTCTCCGGCATGAAGACCGGCTGATCGGAATGGGCCGGATCATCGGCGACGGCGGCTGTTTCTATCAGATTGTCGACATCGCGGTAGATCCGGCTTATCAAGGGATAGGACTCGGCAAGCTCGTGATGGCCCATTTGACGGAGTATCTGGATAGCCATGCGCCGAAGGGCTCCTATGTAAGCCTCATTGCCGATGTTCCGGCGGACCGCTTGTACAAGCAATATGGCTTTGATTATACGGAGCCCGCTTCCGTCGGCATGTACAGGAAGTACTCCCTGTAA
- a CDS encoding tetratricopeptide repeat protein, which produces MPDDWDKRVALLWGSADVLSGEEFVARMERLASELPEDNPEAAFERAASLEQAGQSNLAVPLYRRALSRGLKGERRRLAVIQLASLLRGIGALPEAIALLSTEQRRGSDHLDDAVQAFLALCLAEAGEERQAASIALAALAGHLPRYRHKIESSAKDLLKG; this is translated from the coding sequence ATGCCTGATGATTGGGATAAACGGGTGGCGCTGCTATGGGGCTCCGCAGACGTCTTGAGCGGAGAGGAATTCGTCGCCCGAATGGAACGGCTCGCTTCCGAGCTTCCCGAGGACAATCCTGAAGCGGCCTTCGAACGCGCCGCCTCCCTGGAGCAGGCCGGGCAGTCCAATCTGGCCGTGCCGCTATACCGGCGCGCCCTTTCGAGAGGATTGAAGGGAGAGCGCAGGAGGCTTGCCGTCATTCAGCTCGCAAGCCTGCTGCGCGGCATCGGAGCGCTGCCGGAGGCGATTGCCCTGCTCTCTACCGAGCAGCGGCGCGGGTCCGATCATCTGGACGACGCCGTCCAGGCTTTCCTGGCCCTATGCCTGGCCGAAGCCGGCGAAGAGCGCCAGGCGGCGTCGATTGCGCTCGCCGCGCTCGCCGGCCATCTGCCCCGGTATCGGCACAAGATAGAATCCTCCGCCAAAGATCTGCTTAAGGGCTGA
- a CDS encoding M15 family metallopeptidase has translation MHSKGKKLLACLPAACLAIQLTACAAPADAVDSGVASLAGQDNGAVEAGREAAAARTPATAAAAPADSSAPQPTIAGPRPSPVGKAAPAKQGVKPVAEKKHRLPEGFVYLDEVIPTLKSDIRYYTDYNFVGRRLDGYKAPYAILSGQAAKALKGVSDDLAAEGLGLLVYDAYRPVKAVQQFMSWSRDADDTAMKDVFYPEVDKADVFKLGFVSSRSGHSRGSTIDLTTFSLKTGKPTDMGSPFDFFGEISSHGTQQIGALQAANRAVLKKAMEKRGFHPYSKEWWHYTLEKEPFPKKYFDFDIE, from the coding sequence ATGCATTCGAAAGGAAAGAAGCTGCTGGCATGCTTGCCGGCCGCATGTCTGGCCATCCAGCTGACGGCTTGCGCCGCTCCGGCCGATGCCGTGGATTCCGGCGTCGCCAGCCTCGCGGGGCAGGACAACGGAGCCGTCGAAGCCGGGCGTGAGGCGGCAGCGGCTCGTACTCCGGCCACGGCGGCTGCTGCCCCGGCGGATTCGAGTGCGCCGCAGCCGACGATTGCCGGCCCGCGGCCTTCCCCCGTCGGCAAGGCCGCGCCCGCCAAGCAAGGAGTGAAGCCAGTGGCAGAGAAGAAGCATCGGCTCCCGGAGGGCTTCGTTTACTTGGATGAAGTCATCCCGACGCTCAAATCCGACATCCGCTATTACACCGACTACAATTTCGTGGGAAGAAGGCTGGACGGCTACAAGGCGCCGTACGCCATCTTGTCCGGGCAGGCGGCCAAAGCGTTGAAGGGGGTAAGCGACGATCTTGCCGCGGAAGGACTCGGACTGCTTGTCTACGATGCCTACCGCCCGGTCAAGGCTGTCCAGCAGTTCATGTCCTGGTCCAGGGATGCGGACGATACCGCCATGAAGGACGTCTTTTATCCCGAAGTGGACAAGGCCGACGTGTTCAAGCTTGGTTTCGTATCCTCCCGTTCGGGGCATTCCAGGGGCAGCACGATCGATCTCACGACCTTCAGCCTGAAGACAGGCAAGCCGACCGACATGGGCAGTCCTTTCGATTTTTTCGGGGAAATCTCGAGCCATGGCACGCAGCAGATCGGAGCCCTGCAAGCGGCTAACCGGGCCGTTCTCAAAAAAGCGATGGAGAAGCGCGGCTTCCACCCCTACAGCAAGGAATGGTGGCATTATACGCTCGAAAAGGAGCCGTTTCCCAAAAAATATTTCGATTTTGACATCGAGTGA
- a CDS encoding extracellular solute-binding protein, which yields MTTIVRRKRATALLALSLSLALSACGAQNASQNAAGPAAEGQAPAANTEASTAPPASTEPAKSDEPLVVYLNDFDEIIQPMFEQATGYKLELVSGNGAELASRIEAEKGNPHWDVVWMDSMPMIDQLGKSGRLLEGWTPADIGNLTDFASGLVPASGAYYPTGAHAAAVIAYNTKAFTKDTAPKTWADLADAKFKNTLGMADPAVAAPAYPFVSWFFQNQGMDAAKGYFDSLFKNGMHVYPKNPNVAKALTGGEIKAAALQESNAYALKNKGEPVDIVWPAEGAPASVRVAAIQKETKHLEAAKAFVEFLLDPKTQQELIDKGEESYFQPSAKGVEPKADRAADAKLVVAEAAWAGEHEGEIKQWFADKAVK from the coding sequence ATGACAACCATTGTCCGCCGCAAGCGCGCTACCGCCCTTCTCGCCCTGTCGCTCTCCCTTGCCTTATCCGCATGCGGAGCTCAGAATGCGTCCCAGAATGCAGCCGGTCCGGCTGCAGAAGGACAGGCTCCGGCCGCCAACACGGAAGCTTCAACCGCTCCGCCGGCATCAACGGAGCCTGCCAAATCGGACGAGCCTCTCGTCGTCTACCTGAACGACTTCGACGAGATCATCCAGCCGATGTTCGAGCAGGCGACCGGCTACAAGCTGGAGCTCGTATCCGGCAACGGAGCGGAGCTCGCATCCCGCATCGAAGCGGAGAAGGGCAACCCGCATTGGGATGTCGTCTGGATGGATTCCATGCCGATGATCGACCAGCTCGGCAAATCCGGCCGCCTGCTGGAGGGCTGGACGCCGGCCGACATCGGCAACCTGACGGACTTCGCCAGCGGACTCGTTCCGGCGAGCGGAGCCTACTATCCGACCGGAGCCCACGCCGCCGCCGTCATCGCCTACAACACGAAAGCCTTCACGAAGGATACGGCTCCGAAGACATGGGCCGATCTGGCCGACGCGAAGTTCAAGAATACGCTCGGCATGGCCGACCCTGCCGTCGCCGCGCCTGCCTATCCGTTCGTCTCGTGGTTTTTCCAGAACCAAGGCATGGACGCCGCGAAGGGGTACTTCGACAGCCTGTTCAAAAACGGCATGCATGTGTATCCGAAAAATCCGAACGTCGCCAAGGCGCTGACCGGCGGCGAAATCAAAGCGGCCGCCCTTCAGGAGAGCAACGCCTACGCGCTGAAGAACAAGGGAGAGCCGGTCGACATCGTCTGGCCGGCGGAAGGCGCTCCGGCATCGGTCCGCGTCGCCGCCATCCAGAAGGAGACGAAGCATCTGGAAGCGGCCAAGGCGTTCGTCGAGTTCCTGCTCGATCCGAAGACGCAGCAGGAGCTGATCGACAAGGGCGAGGAGAGCTACTTCCAGCCATCCGCCAAAGGCGTGGAACCCAAGGCCGACCGCGCGGCGGATGCCAAGCTCGTCGTGGCCGAAGCGGCGTGGGCCGGGGAGCATGAAGGCGAGATCAAGCAGTGGTTCGCCGACAAAGCGGTGAAGTAA
- a CDS encoding iron ABC transporter permease, whose translation MRFIPSQGNRTGWLMLAVLFVLILLPLLAVVIQVLFPGIFFGTLKLGDLSLLLDIFRRPLWYASLKNSVLLGLGTTVLATLLGGALAFARSRWAFPTARLLDVSVWLLLITPSFILAQGWVMFAAPDGLASQWLGWNGVTSMVFQPAGLIAVMTLSKFPLAYLTVKAALEWRVERLSDAARLSGASPWTVLRTVELPLLLPAICSGAMLVFMDTVGDFGLPASIAAVFRFPTLPYSIYSALYTSPIRFDMAGALSFYLVLLIALAMSVQLYAMRKSRFDFLSSRAVKSEPRRPAKGRLLLALGNSAFLAAAIGIPLGSNLLMSLQGDSSSGGFTLEHYRALLHDDGRLAQGLAHSLEIALAAAAIGLAVGFLTAYVLNYTRFKLKKTIDVLSLVSLAVPGIVLGIGYIFIWNQAWLQPIGLLLYGTPWILALGGVAGAIPVITRIMAGAMAQVPERLLAAAQLQGAGFFRRLRTVLAPLVKGALLSAGLTAFGSSVFDLALSSVLYPPNYMTLPVVINKAFEDLRFGYASAATLTGAGLVVLIILSVDLLARGTRRRSRRTTS comes from the coding sequence ATGAGGTTCATACCGAGTCAAGGCAACAGGACGGGCTGGCTGATGCTGGCCGTCCTGTTCGTCCTCATTCTGCTGCCGCTGCTCGCGGTCGTCATCCAGGTGCTGTTTCCCGGCATTTTCTTCGGCACCCTGAAGCTCGGCGACCTCTCCCTGCTGCTCGACATCTTCAGACGGCCGCTGTGGTACGCCTCGCTCAAGAACTCGGTCCTGCTGGGCCTGGGCACGACGGTTCTGGCCACGCTCCTCGGCGGAGCGCTGGCCTTTGCCCGTTCCCGCTGGGCGTTCCCGACGGCCAGGCTGCTGGACGTGTCGGTCTGGCTGCTGCTCATCACCCCATCCTTCATCCTGGCGCAGGGATGGGTCATGTTCGCGGCTCCGGACGGACTCGCTTCCCAGTGGCTGGGCTGGAACGGAGTGACCTCCATGGTGTTCCAGCCTGCCGGGCTGATCGCCGTCATGACGCTGAGCAAATTCCCGCTCGCTTATCTGACGGTGAAGGCGGCGCTGGAATGGAGGGTCGAGAGGCTGAGCGATGCGGCCCGGCTGTCGGGCGCGTCCCCTTGGACGGTGCTGCGCACCGTGGAGCTGCCGCTGCTGCTGCCGGCCATCTGCTCGGGAGCGATGCTGGTGTTCATGGACACGGTCGGAGATTTCGGCCTTCCGGCTTCCATCGCGGCGGTGTTCCGCTTCCCGACTTTGCCTTATTCCATCTATTCCGCGCTGTACACATCGCCGATCCGCTTCGACATGGCGGGGGCGCTGTCGTTCTACCTCGTGCTGCTGATCGCTCTGGCCATGAGCGTCCAGCTGTATGCGATGCGCAAGTCGCGCTTCGACTTCCTCTCCTCCCGCGCGGTCAAGTCGGAGCCTCGCCGTCCGGCGAAAGGCCGCCTCCTGCTGGCGCTGGGCAATTCGGCTTTCCTCGCGGCTGCCATCGGCATTCCGCTGGGGTCCAATCTGCTCATGTCGCTGCAGGGCGACTCCAGCAGCGGCGGGTTCACGCTGGAGCATTACCGCGCCCTGCTCCATGACGACGGCCGCCTGGCGCAAGGGCTGGCCCATTCCCTGGAAATCGCGCTGGCAGCGGCGGCGATAGGGCTTGCCGTCGGCTTCCTGACGGCGTATGTGCTGAACTATACCCGCTTCAAGCTGAAGAAAACGATCGACGTCCTGTCTCTCGTCTCGCTGGCGGTGCCCGGCATCGTGCTCGGCATCGGCTACATCTTCATCTGGAACCAGGCCTGGCTGCAGCCTATCGGCCTGCTTCTATACGGCACGCCGTGGATTCTGGCGCTAGGCGGCGTGGCCGGGGCGATCCCGGTCATTACCCGCATCATGGCGGGGGCGATGGCGCAGGTGCCGGAGCGTCTGCTGGCGGCGGCGCAGCTGCAGGGGGCGGGTTTCTTCCGCCGGCTGCGCACAGTGCTGGCGCCGCTCGTGAAGGGCGCGCTCCTGTCGGCCGGACTGACGGCGTTCGGCTCCAGCGTGTTCGACCTGGCGCTGTCCTCCGTGCTCTATCCGCCCAACTACATGACGCTGCCGGTCGTCATCAACAAAGCCTTCGAGGACCTCCGGTTCGGCTACGCGTCGGCGGCGACGCTGACGGGAGCCGGGCTGGTCGTCCTGATCATTCTGAGCGTGGACCTGCTGGCACGGGGGACGCGCCGACGCTCAAGGAGAACGACTTCATGA